In Nicotiana tabacum cultivar K326 chromosome 19, ASM71507v2, whole genome shotgun sequence, one DNA window encodes the following:
- the LOC107813436 gene encoding 4-hydroxy-tetrahydrodipicolinate reductase 1, chloroplastic, translated as MWAAIKVPSNIHGGIIHYNYSSKNGNSSSFVRGRKSLVKMCFTSDQHVQLIQNTPSIDALPIMVNGCTGKMGRAVLEASISAGLQPVSVCFSGPGDAGKIVEVSGKEITVHGPSDRENILSSVFEEHPNLIVVDYTVPAAVNDNAELYCKVGVPFVMGTTGGDREKLYKTVADSKVYAVISPQMGKQVVAFLAAMEIMSEQFPGAFSGYTLQVMESHQASKLDTSGTAKAVISCFQKLGVSFDLDEVQLIRDPKQQVEMVGVPEEHLLGHAFHMYHLTSPDGTVSFEFQHNVCGRSIYAEGTVDAILFLAKKVKLKEEKRIYDMIDVLREGNMR; from the exons ATGTGGGCCGCCATTAAAGTTCCATCGAACATCCATGGAGGAATAATTCATTACAACTATAGCAGCAAAAATGGTAATAGTAGTAGTTTTGTCAGAGGGCGAAAATCTTTGGTGAAAATGTGTTTTACTTCTGACCAACATGTTCAGCTCATTCAGAACACGCCTTCAATCGATGCACTTCCTATAATG GTGAATGGTTGTACTGGTAAAATGGGGAGGGCAGTTCTTGAAGCATCAATCTCTGCGGGACTTCAACCTGTTTCTGTATGTTTTAGTGGTCCGGGAGATGCAGGAAAAATTGTGGAGGTGAGTGGAAAAGAGATAACTGTGCATGGTCCTTCGGACAGAGAAAACATCTTGTCCTCTGTCTTTGAGGAGCACCCGAATTTAATTGTAGTGGACTACACAGTGCCTGCCGCTGTGAATG ATAATGCTGAATTATATTGCAAAGTTGGAGTGCCTTTTGTGATGGGAACCACTGGTGGAGATAGGGAGAAGCTTTACAAAACAGTGGCGGACTCAAAAGTTTATGCTGTAATCTCACCACAAATGGGAAAGCAG GTGGTAGCTTTTCTCGCAGCCATGGAAATCATGTCCGAACAATTCCCTGGAGCTTTCTCTGGGTACACTCTACAG GTGATGGAGTCTCATCAAGCAAGTAAATTGGACACCTCTGGAACTGCAAAGGCTGTTATCTCTTGCTTTCAGAAATTAGGCGTTTCTTTTGATTTGGATGAG GTACAACTAATACGAGATCCCAAGCAACAAGTTGAGATGGTTGGTGTCCCAGAAGAACACTTGTTAGGTCATGCTTTCCACATGTACCATCTGACCTCACCAGACGGAAC GGTTTCTTTTGAATTTCAACACAATGTTTGTGGTAGATCAATCTATGCAGAGGGAACAGTTGATGCTATACTTTTCCTTGCTAAGAAG GTGAAATTGAAAGAAGAGAAGCGAATATACGACATGATCGATGTGCTGCGGGAGGGAAACATGCGATAA